The genomic region GCAAGGCGATCCGGGTTCTGGCGCGCTTCCTGCGCCAGCCGAAGGAAGTCGCCTACAAAGTCTTCGGATAGACGCCTCTCGTCTATATTGATATCCGGCCGGGTCTCATCTATTATCGACTCGACCCAGACAAAATCCCCATGCAGTGATTCGCTTTGCCTGAGGTCGTCTGTGATATCCTCTAGTATAGCCTTGCGCGCCAGTGTGCGGTGAAGAGGTGTCCTGCCAATCAGGTGAAAGCGAACCAGCGCCGGACGGCCTGACCGCCGTCTGATATCCTCCAGCCTCTCGCCAAGAGAGTCGATAAGCTCCTGCTCCTGCGTGACCCCTGTGGCGGATATCTCTTCATCAAACCAGCGAATCGCGTCGGTCTCTGTAAACTCCAAACTTGCGCTGCCCGCATCATCGACACTAACGATATAGCAGCCCTTTGGACCGGTCTCTTTGGGGTTCAGACCCTGTGAGCTGCCGGGATACACTACAAGGGGAGCGCTGTCGCGCAGGATGGCCCTCTTGTGAATGTGGCCAAGTGCCCAGTAGTCGAAGCCGGAATCTGCAAGGTCGGCTAGTGTGCACGGCGCATATGGATCATAGCTTGCTGCCTGGCCGCAATTGCAGTGCAGCAGAGCCACGGCGAATGGAGAATCTTTGTCATGCGAAAGACGCAGGGCAAGGTTTTCAGTAATACCGGATTTTGAGTGGCTGATACCGTGGACTGTTGCGATCAGGCTGCCATTGCGGATAACCGGTCTGACTTCAAGCTCAGACGATGAGAAGAAGTGGACACTTGCAGGCCAGTCGAGACTTGCGCTCCAGCCGTTGGATGGGTCATGATTGCCGCATACTATATATGAGCTGATGCCCGCCTCGGACAATTTTTCGAGAGCAGAGCGAAACCTCAGCTGT from Armatimonadota bacterium harbors:
- a CDS encoding DNA repair exonuclease; the protein is MSFTFVHAADLHLDCPFDGLGYISPELSSVLQNATFASLDNIVKLCLARSVDFLVIAGDVYNCSDKSLRAQLRFRSALEKLSEAGISSYIVCGNHDPSNGWSASLDWPASVHFFSSSELEVRPVIRNGSLIATVHGISHSKSGITENLALRLSHDKDSPFAVALLHCNCGQAASYDPYAPCTLADLADSGFDYWALGHIHKRAILRDSAPLVVYPGSSQGLNPKETGPKGCYIVSVDDAGSASLEFTETDAIRWFDEEISATGVTQEQELIDSLGERLEDIRRRSGRPALVRFHLIGRTPLHRTLARKAILEDITDDLRQSESLHGDFVWVESIIDETRPDINIDERRLSEDFVGDFLRLAQEARQNPDRLAGLRSALQPLFEHGRAHAYLSRPSDDRLLEWLDAAALYGLDALTEET